A portion of the Chlamydia avium 10DC88 genome contains these proteins:
- the rpsE gene encoding 30S ribosomal protein S5, producing MTVSKNSHKEKEEQLEEKVLVVNRCSKVVKGGRKFSFSALILVGDGKGRLGYGFAKANELTDAIRKGGGIARKNLITIESLENGSIPHEILVDQDGAQLLLKPAKPGTGIVAGSRIRLILEMAGVKNIVAKSLGSNNPMNQVKAAFKALLQLSARKEVLKRRSVAHD from the coding sequence ATGACGGTATCAAAGAATTCTCATAAAGAAAAAGAAGAACAGCTAGAAGAGAAGGTTTTAGTTGTTAATCGCTGTTCAAAAGTAGTCAAGGGCGGTCGAAAATTTAGTTTTTCTGCGCTTATTCTAGTTGGGGATGGGAAAGGACGTTTAGGTTATGGTTTTGCTAAAGCAAACGAATTAACTGATGCCATCCGTAAAGGGGGAGGAATTGCAAGGAAGAATCTAATTACTATTGAATCTCTAGAGAATGGTTCAATCCCTCACGAAATTCTTGTTGATCAAGATGGCGCTCAGCTGCTTTTAAAGCCTGCAAAACCAGGTACGGGGATAGTAGCAGGTTCTCGTATCCGTTTAATCTTAGAAATGGCTGGAGTGAAAAACATTGTTGCCAAAAGTCTAGGATCAAATAATCCTATGAATCAAGTAAAAGCTGCATTTAAAGCTCTTCTTCAGCTTTCTGCGAGAAAAGAAGTTCTAAAAAGGAGATCGGTAGCACATGATTAA
- the rplR gene encoding 50S ribosomal protein L18, which translates to MESSLFKKSEKKKHRALRVRKSLKGSSLKPRLSVVKTNKHIYVQLIDDSIGKTLASVSTIAKSSKASGLTKKNQDVAKMLGIKIAELGKNLQVDRVVFDRGPFKYHGVVAMVADGAREGGLEF; encoded by the coding sequence ATGGAAAGTTCGTTGTTCAAGAAGTCTGAAAAGAAAAAGCATAGGGCTTTAAGAGTGCGTAAATCTTTAAAGGGCTCTTCTTTAAAGCCTCGTCTATCTGTTGTGAAGACAAATAAGCATATTTATGTGCAATTAATAGATGACTCGATTGGCAAAACTTTGGCCTCTGTTTCTACTATAGCGAAATCAAGTAAAGCTTCTGGATTAACGAAAAAGAATCAAGATGTAGCAAAAATGTTAGGGATAAAGATTGCCGAGTTAGGAAAGAATCTTCAAGTAGATCGGGTAGTTTTTGATCGTGGTCCTTTCAAATATCACGGAGTTGTTGCTATGGTAGCCGATGGTGCTAGAGAGGGTGGATTAGAGTTTTAA
- the rpsM gene encoding 30S ribosomal protein S13 has protein sequence MPRIIGIDIPAKKKLKISLRYIYGIGPALSDEIIARLQLDPEARAAELTEEEIGRLNALLQTEYVVEGDLRRRVQSDIKRLITIHAYRGQRHRLSLPVRGQRTKTNSRTRKGKRKTVAGKKK, from the coding sequence ATGCCACGCATCATTGGAATTGATATTCCTGCGAAAAAAAAATTAAAAATAAGTCTTAGATATATTTATGGAATAGGGCCAGCTCTTTCTGATGAGATTATTGCAAGATTGCAATTAGATCCTGAAGCTAGAGCTGCAGAGTTGACTGAAGAAGAAATCGGTCGTCTTAACGCTCTCCTACAAACAGAGTATGTAGTCGAAGGAGACCTAAGGCGTCGTGTCCAGTCAGATATTAAAAGATTGATTACTATACATGCTTATCGTGGGCAAAGACATCGGCTTTCGTTGCCTGTGCGAGGTCAAAGAACGAAAACTAACTCTCGCACGCGTAAAGGTAAGCGTAAAACGGTTGCTGGTAAGAAGAAATAA
- the rpsC gene encoding 30S ribosomal protein S3 — translation MGQKGCPIGFRTGVTKKWRSLWYGNNQEFSKFLIEDVKIRDFLRKKPSCQGAAGFVVRRMSGKIEVTIQTARPGLVIGKKGAEVDLLKDELRKLTGKEVWVEIAEIKRPELNAKLVADNIAKQIERRVSFRRAMKKAMQSVMDGGAVGVKIQVSGRLAGAEIARSEWYKNGRVPLHTLRADIDYATASAETTYGIIGVKVWINLGEKSSMANNGNGAPAPVAQ, via the coding sequence ATGGGTCAGAAAGGATGTCCAATTGGTTTTCGTACAGGTGTTACTAAAAAATGGCGTTCATTGTGGTACGGAAACAATCAAGAGTTTAGCAAGTTTCTTATTGAAGATGTAAAAATTCGAGATTTCTTAAGAAAAAAGCCTTCTTGTCAGGGAGCTGCAGGTTTTGTCGTAAGGCGAATGAGCGGAAAGATTGAAGTTACTATCCAGACAGCTCGTCCAGGATTAGTAATTGGTAAAAAAGGCGCCGAAGTTGATCTTCTAAAAGACGAGCTCAGGAAGCTTACCGGTAAAGAAGTTTGGGTTGAAATCGCAGAAATTAAGCGTCCCGAATTGAATGCTAAATTAGTTGCTGACAATATTGCCAAGCAAATTGAACGCCGCGTTTCTTTTCGACGCGCTATGAAAAAGGCTATGCAATCTGTTATGGATGGTGGAGCCGTAGGCGTTAAAATACAAGTTTCTGGGAGATTAGCTGGAGCGGAAATAGCTCGTTCAGAGTGGTATAAAAATGGCCGAGTTCCCTTGCATACACTAAGAGCTGATATTGATTATGCTACTGCTTCTGCAGAAACTACTTATGGAATTATCGGAGTGAAGGTTTGGATTAACCTTGGAGAGAAGTCATCTATGGCTAATAACGGTAATGGCGCCCCAGCTCCAGTTGCGCAATAA
- the rplO gene encoding 50S ribosomal protein L15, which produces MIKLEELQDPSPRKRRTKLLGRGPSSGHGKTSCRGHKGDGSRSGYKRRFGYEGGGIPLYRRMPTRGFSHLRFDKCIDEITTQRLNSLFSDGDAITLEALKNKKAVSKHAVKVKVIFKGELDKTFIWNDSKVVLSQGVANLIGVA; this is translated from the coding sequence ATGATTAAATTGGAAGAGTTACAAGATCCTTCACCTCGTAAACGTAGAACTAAGCTATTAGGACGTGGGCCTTCTTCAGGACATGGGAAAACTAGTTGTCGAGGGCATAAAGGAGATGGAAGCCGCTCTGGTTATAAACGCCGCTTTGGATATGAAGGAGGAGGAATTCCTCTTTATAGAAGAATGCCTACTAGAGGTTTTTCCCATCTACGTTTTGATAAGTGCATAGATGAAATCACTACCCAACGTTTGAATTCTTTATTTAGTGATGGAGATGCTATCACATTGGAAGCTTTGAAAAATAAGAAAGCTGTAAGTAAGCATGCTGTTAAAGTTAAAGTGATTTTTAAAGGCGAGTTAGACAAAACCTTTATTTGGAACGATTCTAAAGTAGTCTTGTCTCAGGGTGTAGCGAATCTTATAGGAGTTGCTTAG
- the rplN gene encoding 50S ribosomal protein L14 yields MIQQESQLKVADNTGAKKVKCFKVLGGSRRRYATVGDIIVCSVRDVEPDSSIKKGDVVKAVIVRTRRDIRRKDGSTLRFDTNSCVIIDEKGNPKGTRIFGPIAREIRDRGFIKISSLAPEVI; encoded by the coding sequence ATGATTCAACAGGAAAGTCAATTAAAAGTTGCTGATAATACTGGGGCTAAAAAGGTAAAGTGTTTTAAAGTATTGGGCGGATCTCGTAGACGTTATGCTACAGTAGGCGATATTATAGTGTGCTCCGTCAGAGACGTAGAACCCGATAGCTCTATAAAAAAAGGCGATGTGGTGAAGGCTGTTATTGTTAGAACTCGTCGAGACATTCGTAGAAAAGATGGTTCTACTTTAAGATTCGATACCAATAGTTGCGTGATTATCGATGAAAAAGGAAATCCTAAAGGAACGCGAATTTTTGGTCCGATAGCTCGAGAAATTCGTGATCGTGGTTTTATCAAGATTAGCTCTTTAGCTCCTGAAGTGATTTAA
- the rplX gene encoding 50S ribosomal protein L24: MKRRICVGDTVYITAGNDKGKLGKVLSCLKGKDKVVVEGINVRTKNIKRSQDNPKGKRISIEAPIHISNVCLSINGSRAKLSVKSAENGRELWNTAPDGTSSLYRLVKDKKG; the protein is encoded by the coding sequence ATGAAAAGACGTATTTGTGTTGGCGATACTGTATATATAACGGCTGGAAATGACAAGGGGAAACTGGGGAAAGTTTTATCTTGTCTTAAGGGAAAGGATAAAGTAGTCGTTGAAGGAATTAACGTTCGTACAAAAAATATCAAACGCAGTCAAGACAATCCTAAAGGGAAAAGGATTAGTATTGAGGCTCCAATACATATTTCTAATGTTTGTTTAAGTATAAATGGATCGCGAGCAAAACTTTCCGTTAAGAGTGCTGAAAATGGACGTGAGTTATGGAATACAGCTCCTGATGGCACTTCCTCGCTATATCGTTTAGTAAAGGATAAAAAAGGTTAA
- the rplF gene encoding 50S ribosomal protein L6 has translation MSRKAREPIVLPQGVEVSIQNNEIIVKGPKGSLTQKLTSEVVIDINGNEVFVRAAPHVVDRPSRMQGLFWALISNMVRGVHTGFEKRLEMIGVGFKAAIQGSVLDLSIGVSHPTKIPIPKGLEVSVEKNTLISIKGIDKQLVGEFAAGIRTKRPPEPYKGKGIRYENEYVRRKAGKAAKTGKK, from the coding sequence ATGTCTCGTAAAGCTCGAGAACCTATTGTGCTCCCCCAAGGAGTGGAGGTTTCCATTCAAAATAATGAAATTATAGTTAAAGGCCCAAAGGGTTCTTTAACTCAGAAATTGACTTCAGAAGTCGTTATAGATATTAATGGCAACGAGGTTTTTGTTCGTGCAGCTCCTCATGTCGTTGATAGACCTAGTCGTATGCAAGGGCTATTTTGGGCATTGATTTCTAACATGGTTCGTGGAGTCCATACAGGGTTTGAAAAACGTTTAGAAATGATCGGAGTCGGTTTTAAGGCTGCTATACAAGGAAGCGTATTAGATTTGTCTATCGGGGTTTCTCATCCTACAAAAATCCCTATTCCTAAAGGTTTAGAAGTTAGTGTAGAGAAAAATACCTTAATTTCAATTAAGGGTATTGATAAACAATTAGTCGGGGAATTTGCTGCAGGTATTCGAACAAAGCGTCCTCCTGAACCCTACAAAGGTAAGGGAATTCGTTATGAAAATGAATACGTACGTCGTAAAGCTGGGAAAGCCGCAAAAACAGGTAAAAAATAA
- the rplB gene encoding 50S ribosomal protein L2, giving the protein MFKKFKPITPGTRQLVLPAFDELTTKGDLQEKKRRRSVGSGEKDSSEKRSRQSLRPNKRLSFFKKSSGGRDNLGHISCRHRGGGARRLYRVIDFKRNKDGIEAKVVSIEYDPNRSAYIALLNYVDGEKRYILAPKGIKRGDRIVSGEGSPFKVGCCMSLKNMPLGLSVHNIEMRPFSGGKLVRSAGLAAQIIAKSSGYVTLKMPSGEFRMLNECCRATIGEVSNADHNLCVDGKAGRKRWKGIRPTVRGTAMNPVDHPHGGGEGRHNGYIPRTPWGKVTKGLKTRDKRKSNKWIVKDRRK; this is encoded by the coding sequence ATGTTTAAAAAGTTTAAGCCGATAACTCCAGGGACTAGACAGTTGGTTCTTCCGGCTTTTGATGAGTTGACTACTAAGGGAGACTTGCAGGAAAAAAAGCGGAGGAGATCAGTTGGAAGTGGCGAGAAAGATTCTTCCGAAAAGCGATCTAGACAGAGTCTTCGGCCCAATAAGAGGCTTTCCTTTTTCAAAAAAAGTTCAGGGGGGCGTGATAATTTAGGTCATATTTCTTGCCGTCATCGAGGCGGGGGAGCTCGACGTTTATATAGGGTTATTGATTTCAAACGTAATAAGGATGGAATTGAAGCTAAGGTCGTGTCTATTGAATATGATCCCAATCGATCAGCCTATATTGCGCTTCTTAATTATGTTGATGGGGAAAAGCGTTATATATTAGCTCCAAAGGGTATTAAAAGAGGAGATCGTATTGTTTCTGGCGAGGGCAGTCCTTTTAAAGTGGGTTGCTGTATGTCATTAAAGAATATGCCTCTTGGGTTGTCCGTGCATAATATTGAAATGCGTCCTTTTTCGGGAGGAAAGCTGGTTAGATCAGCAGGCTTGGCAGCTCAAATTATAGCAAAAAGTTCGGGATACGTAACTTTAAAAATGCCTTCAGGCGAATTTCGTATGCTAAACGAGTGTTGTCGAGCAACTATAGGCGAGGTTTCTAACGCAGATCATAATTTGTGTGTAGATGGTAAAGCAGGAAGGAAGCGTTGGAAAGGAATTCGACCTACGGTTCGTGGTACTGCAATGAACCCCGTAGACCATCCTCATGGAGGAGGTGAAGGTCGGCATAACGGTTATATTCCTCGTACTCCTTGGGGTAAGGTCACGAAAGGATTAAAAACTCGTGACAAGCGTAAAAGTAATAAATGGATAGTTAAAGATCGTAGGAAATAG
- the rpmC gene encoding 50S ribosomal protein L29 produces the protein MAKNKKLLAELREKSIKELDVFVHENKKALFELRAEVALQNKAVKPHLFSEYKKNIARSLTVKREKEGRAHA, from the coding sequence ATGGCAAAAAATAAGAAGTTATTGGCTGAACTTAGAGAAAAAAGCATAAAAGAGTTGGACGTATTTGTTCACGAAAATAAAAAGGCTCTTTTTGAATTGCGAGCAGAGGTTGCTTTGCAAAACAAAGCTGTAAAACCACATTTATTCTCTGAATATAAGAAAAATATTGCGCGATCTCTGACAGTCAAGCGTGAAAAAGAGGGAAGAGCTCATGCCTAG
- the rplE gene encoding 50S ribosomal protein L5: MGRLKKLYTEEIRKVLQEKFNYKNTMQIPVLKKIVISMGLAEAAKDKNIFQSHLEELSMISGQKPLVTKARNSIAGFKLRAGQGIGAKVTLRGARMYDFMDRFCNIVSPRIRDFRGFSRTGDGHGCYSLGLEDQQIFPEIDLDRVKRTQGMNITWVTTAKTNDECTTLLELMGLRFKKT, translated from the coding sequence ATGGGCCGATTAAAGAAACTCTATACTGAAGAGATCCGAAAGGTTCTCCAAGAAAAGTTTAATTATAAGAATACTATGCAGATTCCTGTTCTTAAAAAAATAGTAATTAGCATGGGATTGGCCGAGGCTGCTAAGGATAAAAATATTTTTCAGTCTCATTTAGAAGAACTTTCTATGATTTCTGGGCAAAAACCTTTAGTAACTAAGGCGAGGAATTCTATTGCTGGTTTCAAACTTCGTGCAGGACAGGGTATTGGAGCTAAAGTGACATTGCGTGGCGCGCGCATGTACGATTTTATGGATAGATTTTGTAACATAGTCTCTCCTAGGATTCGAGATTTTCGTGGATTTTCACGTACAGGAGATGGACATGGATGTTATTCGTTAGGATTAGAGGATCAGCAAATTTTCCCTGAAATAGATTTAGATCGCGTTAAGAGAACTCAAGGAATGAATATCACTTGGGTGACTACGGCGAAAACAAATGATGAATGCACTACTCTTTTAGAGTTGATGGGTTTACGTTTTAAGAAGACATAA
- the rplV gene encoding 50S ribosomal protein L22, producing MFKATARYIRVQPRKARLAAGLMRNLSVVEAQQQLSFSSLKAGRCLKKVLDSAVANAELNENVKREQLSVIEVRVDAGPAYKRAKSKSRGGRSPILKRTSHLTVIVGEKKR from the coding sequence ATGTTTAAAGCAACCGCTCGTTACATACGGGTTCAGCCTCGTAAAGCGCGATTAGCTGCTGGACTTATGAGAAATTTAAGTGTAGTGGAAGCACAACAACAATTAAGTTTTTCTTCTTTAAAGGCTGGAAGATGTTTGAAAAAAGTTTTAGACAGCGCTGTGGCTAACGCTGAGCTTAATGAGAATGTAAAGCGTGAGCAATTAAGCGTTATTGAGGTTAGAGTCGATGCGGGGCCTGCATATAAACGGGCTAAATCTAAAAGTCGGGGAGGGAGATCTCCAATTTTAAAGCGCACTAGCCATTTAACTGTGATTGTTGGCGAGAAGAAGCGGTAG
- the rplP gene encoding 50S ribosomal protein L16, producing MLMPKRMKFRKQQKGQFAGLSKGATFVDFGDFGMQALDRGWVTSRQIEACRIAINRYLKRKGKVWIRVFPDKSVSKKPAETRMGKGKGAPDHWVAVVRPGRILFEVANVSKEDAQDALRRAAAKLGIRTRFVKRVERV from the coding sequence ATGTTGATGCCTAAACGAATGAAATTTCGCAAGCAACAAAAGGGTCAATTCGCTGGTCTAAGTAAGGGCGCTACTTTTGTTGATTTTGGCGACTTTGGAATGCAAGCTTTAGATAGAGGATGGGTGACCAGTCGGCAAATAGAGGCTTGCCGAATTGCGATTAATAGATATTTAAAACGTAAAGGGAAAGTATGGATTCGTGTTTTCCCTGATAAAAGTGTAAGTAAGAAGCCTGCAGAGACTCGTATGGGTAAAGGTAAAGGAGCCCCTGATCATTGGGTGGCAGTAGTACGTCCAGGGCGCATTCTTTTTGAAGTGGCTAATGTATCTAAAGAAGATGCTCAAGATGCTTTAAGAAGAGCTGCGGCAAAATTAGGTATAAGGACGCGTTTTGTTAAGCGAGTCGAAAGGGTATAA
- the rpsQ gene encoding 30S ribosomal protein S17: MPREERGYRKVKVGTVVSSKMDKTVVVRVERVYSHPQYAKVVRDSKKYYAHNDLELSEGDKVKIQETRPLSKLKRWRVIECIS; the protein is encoded by the coding sequence ATGCCTAGGGAAGAAAGGGGTTATAGAAAAGTTAAGGTTGGTACTGTTGTCTCATCAAAAATGGACAAGACTGTAGTTGTTAGGGTGGAAAGAGTATACTCTCATCCTCAATATGCTAAGGTTGTTAGAGATTCTAAAAAGTACTATGCGCATAATGATTTAGAGCTTTCTGAGGGTGATAAAGTTAAAATTCAAGAAACGCGTCCTTTATCTAAGTTGAAAAGATGGCGTGTTATTGAGTGTATAAGTTAG
- the rplD gene encoding 50S ribosomal protein L4: MVLLSKFDFLGNKVGDVELSDALFVQEDAKLQLVKDYLVAIQKNKRQWSACTKNRSEVSHSTKKPFRQKGTGNARQGCLAAPQFRGGGVVFGPRPKFDQHVRINRKERKAAIRLLLAQKIQSHRLVVADDSVFTSSLSSPKTKEALRFLKNCNVECRGVLFIDDLSHSGSNINLRMSVRNLPAIRGFTYGMNVNGYDLVSAHSVVISEKALSSLTEHLVSGMKD, encoded by the coding sequence ATGGTTTTGTTATCAAAGTTTGATTTTTTGGGGAATAAGGTAGGAGATGTTGAATTATCTGACGCCCTTTTTGTTCAAGAAGACGCAAAATTGCAGTTGGTAAAGGATTATTTGGTAGCAATTCAAAAAAATAAGCGCCAGTGGTCTGCGTGTACAAAAAATCGTTCTGAAGTTAGTCATTCTACGAAGAAGCCTTTTCGTCAAAAAGGAACTGGAAATGCTCGGCAAGGTTGCTTGGCAGCTCCTCAGTTTCGTGGTGGGGGGGTTGTCTTTGGTCCTAGGCCAAAATTTGATCAACATGTTCGTATTAATCGTAAAGAAAGAAAAGCAGCGATTCGTTTGTTGTTGGCTCAAAAAATCCAATCGCATCGTTTAGTGGTTGCTGATGATAGTGTATTTACCAGTAGCTTGTCTTCGCCAAAAACTAAAGAGGCTTTACGATTTTTGAAGAATTGCAATGTTGAGTGTCGTGGAGTGCTTTTTATTGATGATCTTAGTCATTCGGGAAGTAACATAAATCTGCGAATGAGCGTGCGTAACTTGCCTGCTATTCGTGGGTTCACATACGGCATGAATGTTAATGGTTATGATTTAGTTTCTGCTCATAGTGTAGTGATTTCTGAGAAGGCTTTGAGCAGTCTTACCGAACATCTTGTTTCTGGAATGAAAGATTAA
- the rpsH gene encoding 30S ribosomal protein S8 produces the protein MGMTSDTIADLLTRIRNALKAEHIYVDLEHSKMRESIVRILKHHGFVAHYLVKEENRKRTMRIFLQYGDDRRPAIRQLKRVSKPSRRVYVSADKIPYVFGNMGISVLSTSQGVLEGSIARSKNIGGELLCLVW, from the coding sequence ATGGGCATGACGAGTGATACTATAGCTGATTTGTTAACGCGGATCCGTAATGCTTTAAAAGCAGAGCATATTTATGTGGATTTAGAACATAGTAAAATGCGCGAATCAATTGTCAGGATTTTAAAACATCACGGGTTTGTAGCTCATTATTTAGTAAAGGAAGAAAATCGTAAAAGAACGATGCGTATTTTTTTACAATATGGTGATGATCGTAGGCCTGCGATTCGACAATTAAAGCGGGTTTCTAAACCTTCTAGAAGGGTTTATGTTTCTGCAGATAAAATTCCCTATGTTTTTGGTAATATGGGTATTTCTGTTCTCTCTACTTCTCAGGGGGTTCTAGAGGGGTCAATAGCAAGGTCTAAAAATATTGGTGGCGAATTACTCTGTCTAGTTTGGTGA
- the rpsK gene encoding 30S ribosomal protein S11: protein MVKHQTQKKGVKRKQLKNIPSGVVHVKATFNNTIVSITDPAGNVISWASAGKVGYSGSRKSSAFAATVAAQDAAKIAMNSGLKEVEVSLKGTGAGRESAVRALIAAGLVVSVIRDETPVPHNGCRPRKRRRV from the coding sequence TTGGTTAAGCATCAAACGCAAAAGAAAGGCGTGAAAAGAAAACAACTAAAGAATATCCCATCAGGCGTTGTTCACGTTAAAGCCACCTTCAATAACACGATTGTGTCTATAACAGATCCTGCTGGGAATGTGATTTCCTGGGCTTCTGCTGGGAAAGTGGGGTATTCTGGATCTCGTAAGTCATCTGCTTTTGCTGCAACAGTAGCAGCTCAAGATGCTGCGAAAATTGCTATGAATTCTGGTCTTAAAGAAGTTGAAGTAAGTTTAAAGGGTACTGGAGCTGGAAGAGAATCAGCGGTTCGTGCTCTCATAGCTGCTGGTCTAGTGGTTTCTGTCATCCGTGATGAAACTCCTGTTCCTCATAATGGTTGTCGTCCAAGAAAGAGACGAAGAGTGTAG
- the secY gene encoding preprotein translocase subunit SecY encodes MTTLRQIFSITELRKKLFFTFALLAVCRVGVFVPVPGIDGERALAYFKQLLGSSQNLFQLADIFSGGAFAQMTVIALGVVPYISASIIVQLLLVFMPSIQREMRESPDRGKRKIGRLTRLFTVGLAVIQSSLFAKFALKMNLSIPGIVLPVLLSSKLFGSPWIFYLTTVIVMTTGTLLLMWIGEQISDRGIGNGVSLIISLGILASFPSVLGSIVNKLNLGSQDPSQLGLVSLLLLCCIFVFVLITTILIIEGVRKIPVQYARRVIGRRESPGGSSYLPLKVNYAGVIPVIFASSLLMFPATIGQFITSDTSWLKRVAMMLSPGNWVYSLCYVLLIIFFTYFWTATQFHPEQIASEMKKNNAFIPGIRQGKPTQTYLEYTMNRITLLGAVFLAVIAILPSILGRVLSVDANVSYFLGGTAILIIVGVILDTMKQIDAFLLMRRYDSFLKADRSKGRH; translated from the coding sequence ATGACTACTTTAAGACAAATATTTTCGATTACTGAATTAAGAAAGAAGTTATTTTTTACATTCGCTTTATTGGCGGTTTGTAGAGTTGGTGTATTTGTCCCTGTTCCTGGGATTGATGGTGAGCGTGCCCTAGCCTATTTCAAACAATTACTTGGCTCTAGTCAGAATTTATTTCAGCTAGCTGATATTTTTTCTGGAGGAGCTTTTGCTCAGATGACAGTAATTGCTCTTGGTGTTGTTCCCTATATTTCAGCGTCTATTATAGTACAGTTACTTCTAGTATTTATGCCCTCTATACAAAGGGAAATGAGAGAAAGCCCTGATCGGGGGAAAAGAAAAATAGGTAGGTTAACCCGTTTATTTACAGTAGGTTTGGCAGTGATTCAATCTTCGCTTTTTGCCAAATTTGCTTTGAAAATGAACCTCTCAATACCAGGAATTGTTCTTCCAGTTTTATTATCGTCAAAATTATTTGGATCCCCCTGGATATTTTATTTAACCACAGTCATCGTTATGACAACAGGGACTTTGTTACTCATGTGGATTGGAGAACAAATCTCAGATAGGGGAATTGGTAATGGCGTAAGCTTAATTATTAGCTTAGGTATTTTGGCGTCATTCCCATCTGTATTGGGATCTATAGTGAATAAGCTGAATTTAGGTTCGCAGGATCCTTCTCAATTGGGTTTGGTTTCTTTATTATTATTATGTTGTATTTTCGTATTTGTTCTGATTACGACTATTTTGATTATTGAGGGAGTTAGAAAGATCCCAGTGCAATATGCTCGAAGAGTAATTGGTAGAAGAGAATCTCCCGGAGGATCTTCTTATTTACCTCTGAAAGTGAACTATGCCGGAGTTATTCCTGTTATTTTTGCTTCCTCTCTGCTAATGTTCCCCGCAACTATAGGGCAATTTATAACTTCTGATACCTCCTGGTTAAAACGCGTAGCTATGATGCTATCTCCAGGAAACTGGGTATATTCCCTATGCTATGTTTTGCTTATAATATTTTTTACCTATTTTTGGACTGCAACGCAGTTTCATCCCGAACAAATTGCTTCGGAAATGAAGAAAAATAATGCTTTTATTCCCGGGATTCGACAAGGGAAGCCTACGCAAACATATCTAGAATATACAATGAATCGGATCACATTGTTAGGAGCGGTTTTTCTAGCTGTAATTGCTATTTTGCCATCTATTTTAGGGCGCGTTCTTAGTGTAGATGCCAATGTAAGTTATTTTTTAGGTGGTACAGCAATCCTAATCATTGTGGGTGTAATTTTAGATACAATGAAACAAATAGATGCCTTTTTACTTATGCGTCGATACGATAGTTTTTTGAAAGCAGATCGTTCTAAAGGAAGGCATTGA
- a CDS encoding 50S ribosomal protein L23 — protein MKDPYDVIKRHYVTEKAKTLESLSLGGGEGRKKGSFCRHPKYTFVVASDATKPLIAQALESIYADKKVKVKSVNTVCVKPQPSRMFRGKRRGKTAGFKKAIVTFYEGHSIA, from the coding sequence ATGAAAGATCCTTATGATGTAATCAAACGGCATTATGTAACTGAAAAGGCAAAGACTTTAGAAAGTTTAAGTCTTGGTGGTGGTGAAGGCAGGAAAAAGGGAAGTTTCTGTAGGCATCCAAAGTATACGTTTGTTGTTGCAAGCGATGCTACCAAACCTTTGATTGCTCAAGCTTTAGAATCGATCTATGCAGATAAAAAAGTAAAAGTTAAGAGTGTAAACACAGTGTGCGTGAAACCTCAGCCGTCCCGAATGTTCCGTGGTAAGCGAAGAGGAAAAACTGCGGGATTTAAAAAGGCTATTGTAACCTTCTATGAAGGCCATTCTATCGCATAA
- the rpsS gene encoding 30S ribosomal protein S19 — protein MSRSLRKGPFVDHHLIKKVRAMNLGEKKSPIKTWSRRSMITPEMIGHTFEVHNGRKFLTVFVSETMVGHKLGEFSPTRMFKSHPVKKG, from the coding sequence ATGAGTAGATCACTAAGAAAAGGTCCTTTTGTTGATCACCATCTGATAAAAAAGGTGCGTGCAATGAATTTAGGAGAGAAAAAATCTCCGATCAAAACATGGTCTCGTCGTTCTATGATTACTCCTGAAATGATTGGTCATACCTTTGAAGTGCATAACGGGAGAAAGTTTTTAACAGTTTTTGTTTCAGAAACAATGGTGGGACACAAGCTAGGGGAGTTTTCTCCAACGAGAATGTTTAAAAGTCATCCAGTGAAAAAAGGGTAA